The genomic stretch TTCTCTGTTGACAAGAAGTGAGCACGTGGGGAGAGCACACAGGAGGGCAGCCTGCAGCTGACAAAGCCGCAGAGGCTGGGCTACCCAAGGGGAGAGTGGGAGCTGAGGAGTGCTGACCCCAGGTCAGATGGAAgcatggtgggtggggggaggggaatggctGAATAAACAGCCCCACACCTCACTGGACGTCTTATGGTCTTCAGAGCAGttgaggcagccctgggaggtAGGCAGGGCATCACTGCCCACCTTTCGCTtagatattaatattaattaataataacattattaCAAATATCTCATTTCCTTCTCCCAACCCCCTGAGAATTCAGAAAGGTTAGGCAATCTGTACaaaatcacacagctggtgaaTGGTCCCAAGTTTGGCTAACTTCACGGCCTGGGGTGGCACCCTCTGACCTCCCTACAGAAGCCCACCAGGAGCGGAGACCTGTTCTGGATCATAGCCAGGAGTCACTCAGCTAACGAGGGACTCCCGTCTCTGTCCAGAATTGTGGGCATCCTGATCTTCCTCCCCCGACCccccctcttccacctccactgaGCCTGAGGTGtcctcaccttcctcccctcAGAGGTGGGACGAGGAGCTGGCCGCCTTCGCCAAGGCCTACGCTCAGCAGTGCGTGTGGGGCCACAACAAGGAGCGCGGGCGGCGCGGTGAGAACCTGTTCGCCATCACGGACGAGGGCATGGACGTGCCGCGGGCGGTGGAAGAGTGGTACCTCGAGCAGGAGCACTACAACTTCAGCGCTGCCCACTGCGACCCGGGCCAGATGTGCGGCCACTACACGCAGGTGCGAGGCcggcgggcgggcagggggcgggaACACAtgagcaggggcagggccagccaCCAGTCCCGTTACCTCCCGCGTGTGCCCTTGTCCACACTCTAAGCCCCCTTAGATCCTTCATAAAAAATCGTCTTTCCACAGCTACTAATGGCTGTTTAGGCCTCCAACGAAGTCTACTTCCCATTTTCAGCTTGATCGTTAAAAATCACAGTCGGAGAACCTAGGCTGCCCTCCCCGTCTCCTGGTACTAGGGAGACAGACCTAGGCTAGGTGTCTCTGAGCCCGTTTCCTGAATGGTAGTTTATGTTACAGGACGAGCCGGTCCTGGCCGGGCTCTAAGCAGTCCTGTCCTCTGACTTGAGTCAGCTTTCGCCCCAGCAGTAAGCGCCCCCCCCGCCTGTCCCTCTCTGTCCTTTCTCATGGTGTGTAAGTTGCTGCTTTGAATCTGCCAaggacaaataaaacaaataaaccattttgtttgtttctcttctgcttttaaaaactgtgtgtAAATAAGAGCAAATTGTCACTAAGAGAGGGTTTCAGGGAGTCTTCCGAGAGCAGTCACTGTTTGCTTATGTTGGGATTCCCACTGCATTTTGAAAGTTTGCATTTGCAGATGAGAGGCGTACGGGCGGGCGTGTGTGGGTTAACATCAGTGttattgaattgttttctttcctcttcctaatGCTTATTTGTTGTTCAACAATAACACAAaggcaagttttatttttttaagacaaaaataggCCAACCGTCTTCCCACCCAAATCCACCAATTTGATTTTCCAGTGCCTCATTTGAGTGGTATTTTTAGTGCTGATTTTTAGGGCAGGAAATCCCAACATCACCCATGCAGATCAGGAAGTTGTGAGGGTGCAGCAGCCCTCGCTCTGCACCCTGCCACCTCTcacagtcccctccccaccctatcCTCCTCCGTGGTGACTGCTGTCAGAGCCTGGCAGGAGTGGGTCTGCCCTACCTCCACCTCAGGGTTCTCCAGAGCTGAGGGGACATGCACTCGGTCATTTCTGCTGGTAGATGTTCCACAGCAGGGGACCCTCAGCTGATGTAAGCAGAAAGATCCCAATCCGGGAGGGTGTGCAGAATTCATGGCCAAAGCCAGGTCTCGCAGCAAACACTGGCCTCACTCAGATCATGTGAGTCCCGGGCAGGCTGGGCCTAGAAACAGCAAGGGGAAGCTGCTGGTCTCAGCCCATGGCAGTGCACAAAGACTGTTTtgactttttaagttttatacttAAGATACAACTCCTCCTAGCAGCTAGGAGACCCACACTTAGAGATGGCAGAGCAAGTCCCTGCGTACTTGTGGTTTGGGGAAAGTTCCACTTCCCAAATGGCTCCTCCTGTTCCCTTCCTTGGATTTTGCTTGTTGCTGATGCTTAAGATTCTCCCATTTGTTTCCTTTGAATATACACcttgtttaaaatacaaaaaagccTCTAGGAATAGCCCGCAGGAAGAATTCATGAGAATATATCAAAAGGGAAGGTTTTCAGAAGAAGAGAGGCCTGGCAAAATAGTGGTTGGCAGGGGAGAGTAGTCTGTTCAAGACAAATTCCCCTCACgcccacctctcccaccccaccccccagttcaGAGTTTTCTACTTTAGCTGTCTGTCCTCAGAAGCTTGGATCTTACAGGCTACAAGGACTGTTCCTCTTCCCACCTGTACAAGGCTAGTACAGAGAGACAACACCTGGGCTGTCCCACCCATGCTAAACTGTTGGGTTTGCCCTCCTTCAGGTGGTCTGGGCCAAGACAGAGAAGATTGGCTGTGGCTCCCACTTTTGTGAAAAGCTCCAGGGCGTTGAGGAGACCAATATCCATTTGCTCGTTTGCAACTATGAGCCCCCGTGAGTCCCAGGCAGCCCTACTGGTGGGCGGAGCCGAGGGGAACCTGGGTTAGACACAAGTCTAAGGATGCGGGAGTGGGATAATGTGGAGCCTACGCCCTATACCCTCGGGGTTGCTGTGAGGGCATCACCTGCAGGAGTCTCATCTTGTGAGCCCAGCGAGTTAGTTGGGGGCAAGTAAGACCCAGGGACATGACATGTCCGGTGTAGGTGTGTATTTGAGGGCTAGGGTCAGGGGTCGACAGGGCTCCCCCCGCCCCTAGCATTCTCCTGGCCTCCTGCAGGGGGAACGTGAAGGGGCAGAGGCCCTACCAGGAGGGAACTCCGTGTTCCCAATGTCCTTCCGACTACCGCTGCGAGAACTCCCTCTGCGGTGAGTTGGGGTtgggttggggagggagaggaaaaagaaggacgGGACACCAACTGGATGGTCTGGAGGCTCCCACCACTCCTGAGCATGCGTGGACAGGGGCGGGGTTGGCAGGGATGCAAtgtcctggggccctgggcagtcCCACCCCATCCAGGTTCCTAAATCTGTTTTGCCCTCCTGCGCAGCCACTTTGGCACCCAGTCATTCTGAGTGACTGGATTTCAACCCTCGAAGCAGAAGGTAGCAGAAAGTCACGCTGCGTTGGTGAGCGTGGTCAGACGACGAAAGCCCAAGGTGGGCGGGGCCGACCGGTGGGCGTGGTCAGAAGGACTCGGATGGGCCGTATTTGGAACTGGAATCCAGCTGGAGACATGCCCTGAAAAAGTGGAAGTGCAAGCACAGAGACTGAGAGACTTGGACAAGGAGGTGGAGGAACAACTGTGTCAAtcagaagaaataacatttattatcaATGGGGGACATATTCGCTGGAGagggtgtatgtgtgtttgtgtgtctctAGGATATTTGGTTGCCTCACCTTGattggggtggggtgagagatATGGGGTCCTGCTTGAAGCACTAATGCCAGGCCTTGTTTCTCTTTGCAGAACCCATCAGAGACTCAGAGGCGGCTGAAGAGTTGCCTCAATCGGTAACTGAGACCCTACCTTCCCTGGCAGCTGAAGCCCCAGCCTCTACGAAAGGGGGTATCTCTTCCTCCTTAGCAAAAGAAAGTCCATCCTTGGTAACAGAGGTCTCAGGCACCCTGACAACCAAGGCTCTCCTTGCCATAGAGACCAAAGCCCCATCTTCCCTGGCAACAGAAGGCTCACCCTCCATGGCAACCGAGGCTTCTCCCTTAACAAGTAAGGTCCCTTGGTCATCAGAAACTCACAGCTCGTTCTCCTTGGATAAGGGGCCAGCTACCTTCCCCAAGTCGACCAATGATCCCATCCTCAAATTGGCAGACAAAGAGTCCAGCAAGACAACAATGCCCTCCAGGAGCCCAGAGAGTTCTCTGCACCTCAAGGTGTCCCTCACTGAGACTCAAGAGCTGCTACCCCAttcccagggggagggggaggctgaggccAAGTTGCCTTCTTCCAGTGAGGTCTTGGCCTCAGTTTTTCCAGCCCAGGATGAGCTGCAGACCACACCGGACCACACGGGGCACACCTTCTCCAAGTCTCTGCTCAACCTCTCCAGTACCTCTGCTGCCGCTAATGACATGGGTGGACGAATCCTGGCCCTGCAGTCCTTGCCAGGTAAAGCCCCTAGCATCCTACCATCCCTCCTGACTCCAGATTGCCAATGGTCTGTCCCCAGCATAGGTGGTCAGGATATAGGGAACATGTACCCTCTGAATAGGCATTTCCTCCCTGGATGCTGGGCCCCTACTTACATGCCTAGTGGGGTGGGTGGAAGCTCAGGCAGAACTATCTCCAGGCTGAGGcaacccttctcccttcctaCAGGTGCAGAGGACTCTGAAAAGCCTGGAATCCATTCAGGGATGAACTCGGACCCTGGTCGCATCTGGTGCCCTCTCCTGGGTCTGCTGCTACTGTCTTCCCTAGTGTTGGCTGGAATCTTCTGAAGGGGTCACCACTCAAAGGCAAGGCCTGGTGGGGGGATCCTGGCCTCATGCTCACTCTGGATTGTTTTTCTCTAAGTAAGAGACCCCGGCTTCCTGGACAAGGCCTGCTCTGTGGCCCAGCAGCCCTTTCACCCAGCTTCTGGCCAGAGCCAATCCCTGGCACTGTCCCAGGAAAGTCTCTGCCTCTGGGGCGGCCCACCCCTCAGCTAGCTGCAGCCTGTTCTGAGCAGTGTTCCTGCGGCCATGGTCCTGGTCTTCTAGGAACAGAAGATCTCAGGGCTTCCCAGGAACTCCTCGGCCCCTACCAGCCCCCTGGCCTGTTCCTGAAGTCCTGCACTGCTCCCAGGTATACCTTCCTAGGGTAAGGAGGTCAGCTGTCCTCTGCCACCTCTTCCACCGTGTCTCCAGACCCCCTAACAAGATATGCTTCTTGGCTGAAGACCCTCTGGAAGGGAAAAGCTACAGGGCATATGGCTCACCCAGACATCTTGGCCTGGCTGGTAGTGAGCTCAGGCTGCCACCCAATAACTGCATATCTGGCCTggacccctcctgcccctcctgtgtCAGTCCAGATGGGCAAGTGGTGATTCTGGGGAGATACCTGCTTGCCTGGCCTGGGACTATCTACCTATGCAAGGTAGAGGGTTCTCCCTGGGTGCCTTCCTCTCCCTAGACTTGCTGTGTAGCCAGTGGGGGCTGAGAGGCAGATGGACAAGTCCCACCTGGTGGGGTGCTATGGGTAGGAAGGCAGAGACCAGGAAAGGGAAGCAGCTCCAACTCCTGAATGAGTGCGCAGTCTCCCTGCCTGTGAGGGGAGGGTGGCCCTGAAGAGGCTCTACGCTTCCCCTACTCACCTGTggcacctgctcctcctcctctctcacatTCCCTCTATCCCCAAATAACTCCTATTTGGTTCTTTGGAgcaccctttctttccttcctataACCGTCCCCCTTCCAAATCTTTAGGTTGCTGGCACAAAGGGGAAAGGCCAAAGGCAGGCAAGGGTGCTGGGTGactctcccagccccaggagtCACCACTGGGGCCAAGTTGGGTTCGGGGCCCAGAGTCAAGGAGTAGCATGACAATCTCTTCACAGGAGTGCAGTTACCCAGGCCCACCTGGTACACAAGGTCAGAAACGTAGCTGTGGCCTGGCTTTGCCAACCCTTAGTTACTGGAGGAGTCCTGAGAAAGATTCTGGGGCCCCCTCCCCTTCCAACACCCAGGACTGGAGCACAGCAGGACTGGCCACAAGGGCCGTGGGGCAGAAAAGCACAACTGTGCGTGTGCAGGGACAGCAACAGCAGACAACTGAGGACGACTTGGGGCCAAGCTGGGTTTGGCAAGTGGCAGAGGAGTGGTTTCTAGGCCAGAGGCAGTGTCAGCAGTTAAACAGGAAGCATTCGAATCAGGCCAAGGCTGCGAGACttccatgtatgtatatatatgatatgacATAATGTAACTCCATTAAGCTAGAACTCATATGACATTAAATCCACCCATTTAAATTGTACCCTTCATCCctaactggtgtggttcagtgggttggacacCATTTGGCAAAGCAAAAcatcgctggttccattcctgctCAGGatcatgcttgggttgcaggttccgtccccATTCagggcaagaggcaactgatcagtttctgtccctctttccccctcccttcccctctctctaaaaataaattgtaccACTCAGTGGCTTTAAGTGTATCACAGGGCTGCATAGCCATCAGCCACCGCCAACTCTGAAACACTTTCACTAGCCCCAAAGAAACCCCATACATCAGAGGTCACTCCCCTCTTCATTTCAACATTTTCTCATTCTGTGGGCATCAACAATTTTTGTTGATGATACATATCTTGAGCACGTTTTAAATTTTGACatgtccaatttatcaatttttttcattttgttccttgtACTTTTTGATGTTATAGCTAAACCAGTGCCCAATCCAAGGTCACAGACTTAcgcttattttttcttctaagagttttatatacatttaagtccttgatacatttttagttaatttttgtatgtggtataaaATGGGAATCCAACTTCATTCTTATGTACACACCCCACTGTCCCAGCACCTTTCATTGAAGACTACTCTCCCCCATCTGTCATTGCCCTTGTCAAAATCAGTCAAAATAAAAGTCagcatttatttctggactcttgaTCCCATCtcattggtctgtatgtctgtctgtATGCTGGTACCACACCATCTGGATTACTGCAGCTTCGTGGtaggttttgaaatcaggaagtgcaagtcctccaactttgttttctcaGGACTACTGAGGCTATTCTAGGCCCTTTGAATTTCCATAgtaattttagaatcagcttgtcaaatTTCTGCAGTCAGCAGAGATTTTAATAGGGTGGGTGTAATCTGCCATCTTAACTGTTAaaccttccaatccatgagcagaggatgtttttctattcatttagGCCTCCTTTAATTTcaacagtgttttatagttttcaaagtgtttttcaaatcttttgttaaatttgttcataagtactttgttatttttgatactattataaataaaattttcattttcactttgttcAACTGTcaaatgtatagaaatacaattgatttttgtatatagaTTTTGAATCCTACAacttgctgaattcacttattataGAACTATTTTTAGTGGATTCCttagaattttttatatataagatcatgtcatctacagAAGCAGTTTTACTACCTCCTTTCTGATCCAGGGAATTTCTCCCCTTGcctaactgccctggctggtcccTCCTGGGCAGTGTTAAGCAGTGGCAAGAGCAGACATTTTTCCTGTTCCTGATCTCAGGGGGAAACGTCAGGCCTCACACCATTCAGTGTTATCTGTGGGTTTTTCATACTCACCAGGTTATATCACTAATCAGGCCGAGGAAAAAGTCTCTTCTTAGGTTTTTGAATGCTTTTTATCATTAAGGGTATTGAATTAGCCAAAATTCTTTTTTGGTGTCTACTGAGGTGATCCTGTGGCTTTTGTTCCTTATACATGGATAAAAGTGTATTATGCTGATTTCCAGATGTTGGTCCAACTTGTGTTCCTGTTTTCTTACGTTGCCTCCTGGGTCCCCTGAGGTGGTCAGCTATGGTGGCCTCTGGGCACAGAACTGTGGTGGTCCAAATCCATCTTTCCTAGTTTCTGAGTGGACCCTGCCTCCTACAAAGCACACCTGTGGTCGGCCCTCAGGAAAACTGTCACAGAGGGAATCTATCCAAGACCAGGGCCAGGGACTTCTTTGGAAGCTTATTTTTTGGGAAATAATGGTGTGCCACACAGGCCAGCCCAAGACAAACGGGCGGGGAGGGGACGTGTCAGCACAGGCCCATGAGGACAGGACAAGAGGGTATGTTCAGAGGGCAGGGGGCCGGCACTCAGGCTGCTGCTATCCGGGTGGGGAGGGGTCGGCTCCAGCGTCATGCTGCATGGCTCCCTGGCATCTGGGGAACGGAACGGCACAGCGAGAAGGACCACCGCAGAGGCCCAGCTTAAGATTCCTCTGCCACCTCAGGCTTTTTCACAAGGGGGCCCAAAAGGGTTGTCACAGGCTTTTCCAGCCTTGTCCAACAGAATTAAGTGTtcctggaggggaggagggtgaccGGCTTCCCACAACATTTCTGCTTCCGTCACCCCTCCTTTTGCCAACAGCTCAGCTTCCCTCCTGCCCAATCACCTCTCTCAAATATGGACATTGTCATTCTAGTTCCTGGCCCGGCAGGGAACATGCCAAGTGCTCAGAGGGCAGGTGAAGCCTCAGCCCTCACAGGCTGAGGGAACCAGGGAACAAAGGGAGCATTTAATATACATAATACATGCATCTGGATATTGAGCTGGAAATGTGCTTTAGAAGTTAAGGGTAACACCTGGGCTCTGCTCAATTGAAAACATAGAGGGAGGGGCCCTTCAGGGCAAGCTCAGCACAGGATTCCAGAGAAGCAAGCAGCTCTAAATCCAGGGGACCATGAGAAGTAATCAGTACAAAAACAGGATTCGAACAtggagcaacaagaagaaaagttaCCCCCTAACAGTGGTCACTGTTGTGGGAAGCCATGCTGGACGGTGGAAAGGCAACATGCTATGAGGCAGACTCGCCCCTGAAGAGCCTTCCTTCTCTCCAGAAGCGATGctggcagggcctggcccacTCACCTAGCCGGGCGCTCTCCTGCCCTGCTACTTCAGCTATCTGAAGTGAGTACAAGACCTAAGTGGCCTCAACCAATGTACCTTTACAGCACACGCGCGGAGGCACTTTCATGTGTTCTTGGGGAGTAAGGATCCATAGTAAACTGCTCTCAAGTCAAATGTTACTAGGCCACTGGGGACAGCCAGTTCTGCAAGTGTCCCGGGGCCTTCCCTGGAGGTGACCCGGCCCACACCTGTGAGGAAGCATGACCAAAGTCACCAGACCGCAACGTTACAGCAAGGGCAAAGAAACACCTAGCTGGACTTCCACGGGAATTCAAACCCCGTCAGATGGAAGCCCGTGGTCCCCAGGACAGGCTGCTCTATCTGTAAGTTTTGCCTGTTTATAGAACCCAACATTCGGCGGAAGTGAATGGAGGGGCACTCCATCTTTCCTAGGGAAGGCAGGGCTTGGTGCTTATGCTGGGCCCGTGCCAGCTCCTTCTGTAATCATGTGACTGCTACCCCAAAAGATTCAATAAAAACTGCAAATGCCAAACAGTGCAGAGATGACAATTAGGGGTTTGGGTGGAACATTTTCTGAAGATGGGAAGCCTGTCTCCATGGCAACAGGCCTATATATTACTTGTTGATCTGCATATTGGCATATCATCATGGTCTGATTTAGAAAATCGTCCAGTCTCCCTGGCCCCCCGTCTAGGCTGATCTACACCGGGCCTGGCACTTCTCATCCCGGGCTGAGCTGCCGCAGCCCTGTGGCTCTACAGCCTCTCCACACACTAACACTGAGGACTGACAAAGACTGCGGTTTTTAAGCTCATCAAAATCAGAGACTCCCCACAAAACTCCAAATCACCACCAGTACATTTATTTGAGGGAGGAAGGGTCAAATCTTATCAGGAACTTTTAAATTGGGCAGGACTAAAGACACTGATCTGCCTAACTTCTGGGTGTGCACGACTGCACAGGTAACTAGATCCTGCACACAAAGCGTCACCATTAAACCGATGAGCATTTGATGAGGGGACACATTCTGAGCGGTCACGTGATTTCCCATTCGGAAGGTGCTGCCTTTGTATCAGAAAAGTAGTGttgagaaaacaaaggcagaacCTAGCAATAGCTTCCTAGCACAGGCCTGGACATGATGGTGGCCTCGTGAAAAGGGACCGTGCCCTATTTACAAGCAGGAGAGCAGTACTCCCAGCCGAGCtgcagggtgagagctggggctgaccggggctgggtgggggtgggacctgACTCTGTGAGCCTTGTCCCATCCAACCTGGGTCTGTACGAGCCATTCTCTGGCCCCCTGCACAGAGCAGACATAGCAAATCTGTGAAGAAAGGGGGTTCCACCCCagttccccagccctgccccaccttcccAGGTCTAACAGGTGACTGACCACTGGGCGTAGCCTCACCCCCACCCGACCCCCGCTTCTGGACAGACACACGGCAAACACGGACGCCGAAGCCCAGCTGGGCAGGAGCACATCTAGGTGTCGCTGGGTTGGAGTTGTCTTACGAGTGCCTGAGATGCACAGGCCTCACCCACAGTGGCCAGGCTGGGACAGCGTGTGTTTAGTGATTCAGGTTACTCCAGGGCAAAGCACGATCCTGATGACACCCGGCGGAAAAGGAGGCTGGAGCCTCGGAAGAGCTGGCCCTGGATTGGAAGGAACAGTCAGGTCAGTCAGGGAAAGGGGAGGCCACCTTCCACATCCTGCCCCAGAGCAAGGCCAACATGAAGCAAAGAGGGCCCCAGCAGCCAAGAGCCCAGGGTTGGGAGGAGGGCCTAGGTCTGCATTCCAAACGGCAAGGCCGCAAtctgccctgtgctgggtggcTCACTTCATGCCACAGGATGTCCAGTGCTGATGGGCTACTTGGTAGGCACCCCTCAAAGAGGTGGGTACCGGGGAGTACTGCCCATTTGGCTTCTGAGCCAAAGTGGTCTGGGCCTCCTCCAACGTCCACAGGATGTGACACACGTAGAACAGACCAGAGTCACTGGGAAGAACTGCACCCTTCTCTTGCCTCGCTGCTTCCCTCCTACCTGTCCTCTTAACCCGAGGCCAGTCACTGCAATGGCTGCTCCCCAGGCCACTGACCCCTTTTACAAAGCAAACGCAAGGCTAGGAAAAGGCAAGAATCTTCCTAGGACCCTGGACACCAGGATCCTTGACCTCTGGTTCCTGGAGCTCCAGCCAGCAGGAAGGTACTTGGGCACAGAACATAAAACCCCAAGAATGGCCCCCTCAGCAGGCTCATCCTGCGGCCCAGCTCAACCCTCACGCTCTCCTGGGCACTGGATGTACAGCAGGAGGGCTTGGCCTCCAGCAGCCAGCTGCCTGGCAGGAGCTGGTCTCAACCCCACGGCTACATCTCCAGCCGTGTCACTCAAAGTCTAAGACGTGTTCCTGGGCTTCACCACCTCCCCGTGGCTCCCTCATACTTGTTACTTGTTCTAAGAGTCTTTAAGAGTTGAAGAAAAGGGGACCTCCTCTGATgtaaatttttaagtaaactcAGATCTAACTATCTCAAATCCTTcctaaaataaagtgaaaagtcAATTTAAACACCTTAAACCAGGTCTACATCCTCCCCACTCACAACGGGAATCCACGACAACCCCCTATCTTTCCGAGCAACAAAGCACCCATGAAACCATTTCATGTGCTTGACGTGTGAGAATGGGAAACCCCTCCTCCTTCGGGAGCTGCTCACCTGCACACTCAGGTATTTCCAGCAGTGAATCCAGGACTTGAACACTGGGGAGTAGGGGGGcagcccagcctgcagcctgccaGGGAGAGAGAACATGTGAGACGCAGAGAACACGGAAGCTGACCAGCCAGGGGAAAGGAGACCCCAAGAAGGGATGGCTTGGAGCTGCCGCCACCCACATCCTGAACTGGTCATCCCAAAGGGACGCAATGAACTCCAGAGGAAGACAGGGTGCCCAGCAGGATGAACCCACATGGTGctggcaggaggaggcagagagcccGGTGGAGAAGCGCACACCTACCCACAGTTGTTCACAGCCATGAGGTCACCAACCAGCAGGAAGGGGTAGGTCAGCATGCTCACTGCAATCTGAAACCCAGGGACACCTGAGTGTCAGCAGCCCCCTCACCGGCACCACCCCCAGGGCTTGGGAAGCGGTACTCACTGTGCCAACACCCCACACTACGGCCAGTCTCTGCAAAGCCCCCCTACCCTGAGACCcacagggcagtgggaagggcaGCTGGCCTGACTTACCCCCATCACGAATTTAGTGTAGCTCCGGATGGCCAGGGCCTGGCTGAActgaggagacagaaaggaagaccGGTTTGCCACAGGCGCCTCACCTCAGGGTGCAGACATCAGATATGCAGACCCTCACCATGCTACCTGGTCTGtggtcccctcaccccaccctccaccctggtCTCACACACCCACTGCGCACACTATGTTCCTTTCTGGGCCTGCCGGCAGCTTCCACAGCCTTGTAGCAGAGCCAAGAGATCTGCAAGGCAGAAGTAGGATAACCAGACTAAAGGACATCCATGACCTGGCTGGGGATGGTGAGGGGCAGACATGAAAGCCAGGCAAGCAGATCCCTGGCTGCTGCTCTGCATGACCACACCGAGCTGTGAGCTCTGAGGGCTTGGCCTGTGTCTGCCTTGATTAATGTCTATGGCTTGGCAGCCACCTGAACTACCCAGGCACAAAATCCTAGTCTTGTACAAAACGAGAGGGGCAAGTCTGCATTTCCTGTCACCTCCTACCTCAGCAAGCTCTCACCATCTTCAGGCCCCAACTCCTAAAGTCTATTTTTCCCAGGAAAGGGGACTACCTATTCCTGACCTTCCTATGGTGGGGCCATCCCACCAGATGGACGCCCTGCATCCCTGGGTGCACGTCTGCTCAGCCCTCTGCCTGAGTGGCAGCTTCATCTTAGTCTTTAAGCCACACACAGAAGAGCACTTGGAAAGTACTTTCAATGAAGCTGTTGACTGCTGTTGGTGGTGACGTTAAGTGCAGCAGCCCCTGTTCAAACACCTGCCCGCCTAGACAGGAGAAGCCAATCAGCTggggacaccccccaccccagacacccCAGCTGTCCCAGCCTGGCTCTCTGTGACTGCAGCAGTCCCCCACCCAAGAGGCCCCTGAAAAAGGGCAGGGCCATGGCTATCGTAACTGAAGACGGGAGCTGGACAGGAGCTGGCCTCTACAGAGCTGCTTgaattcattcacactgaaagGCCGTAAGACTCATCTACCCAAGTCAAACAGGCCAACAATTTTCCTTTGAGCAGAGGCTCTCAGGAGGGACAGGGCGCTCCTTGCCACACACATGTgcccaggcagacagacagacacacatacacacacagctgcCCAAACACAGGCACTTGTAGACTATGACCCACAacacccacccccctgccccttgCCTCCCTGCCGGTGATTCTGGCACACAGGTCCCTAACCCc from Phyllostomus discolor isolate MPI-MPIP mPhyDis1 chromosome 4, mPhyDis1.pri.v3, whole genome shotgun sequence encodes the following:
- the PI16 gene encoding peptidase inhibitor 16, with amino-acid sequence MHSIHSLLVLLLPPLLLLVATTGPTGALDDEERLEMVKLHNLYRAQVSPSAANMLQMRWDEELAAFAKAYAQQCVWGHNKERGRRGENLFAITDEGMDVPRAVEEWYLEQEHYNFSAAHCDPGQMCGHYTQVVWAKTEKIGCGSHFCEKLQGVEETNIHLLVCNYEPPGNVKGQRPYQEGTPCSQCPSDYRCENSLCEPIRDSEAAEELPQSVTETLPSLAAEAPASTKGGISSSLAKESPSLVTEVSGTLTTKALLAIETKAPSSLATEGSPSMATEASPLTSKVPWSSETHSSFSLDKGPATFPKSTNDPILKLADKESSKTTMPSRSPESSLHLKVSLTETQELLPHSQGEGEAEAKLPSSSEVLASVFPAQDELQTTPDHTGHTFSKSLLNLSSTSAAANDMGGRILALQSLPGAEDSEKPGIHSGMNSDPGRIWCPLLGLLLLSSLVLAGIF